In a genomic window of Lepisosteus oculatus isolate fLepOcu1 chromosome 3, fLepOcu1.hap2, whole genome shotgun sequence:
- the LOC138237846 gene encoding protein FAM240C — protein sequence MNMSCREVLIHDRRTIKSYWEQIIERHCQIAENEDARMKNSALSKLRGEWITKLESRTKHLKSFNEDLLKKKSVAQMTSSVG from the exons ATGAACATGTCATGTCGTGAGGTGCTGATTCACGATAGACGTACAATAAAAAGTTACTGGGAACAGATAATTGAACGACACTGTCAAATTGCTGAAAATGAAGATGCAAGAATGAAGAACAGTGCCTTGTCCAA GTTGCGGGGTGAATGGATCACAAAACTTGAAAGCCGAACAAAGCACCTGAAGAGCTTTAATGAGGATCTCCTAAAAAAGAAGAGTGTAGCCCAGATGACGTCAAGCGTAGGTTAA